From Pleurocapsa minor HA4230-MV1, one genomic window encodes:
- a CDS encoding chromophore lyase CpcT/CpeT, whose translation MLTRENHSAQDNNLLHELARLMSGDFSNRQQSDADPKNYAHIRIFFRPLPWDFFSGIGFYSEQVYDYNLWTPYRQGIHRLIDRGDDIYIENYSLQDAENYAGSGHNRDILLTIPNDCIERRHNCSMVFWKEGEMFRGSVEPGNKCLIHRKGVNTYLVSSVELTETTWISWDRGMDLESHEQIWGSAAGPLKFTKKESFAHELPWIAEDKS comes from the coding sequence ATGTTGACTAGAGAAAATCATTCAGCACAAGACAATAACTTGCTTCATGAGCTTGCGCGTCTCATGTCGGGAGATTTTTCTAATCGTCAACAGTCTGATGCCGATCCCAAGAATTATGCTCATATTCGCATTTTTTTTCGTCCCCTTCCCTGGGACTTTTTTTCGGGAATTGGCTTTTATTCAGAGCAAGTTTACGATTACAATCTTTGGACTCCCTATCGTCAAGGAATTCATCGCCTCATAGATCGAGGAGATGATATTTATATTGAAAACTATAGTCTTCAAGACGCGGAAAATTATGCAGGTTCGGGTCATAATCGCGATATTCTGCTGACTATCCCTAATGATTGTATTGAACGTCGTCATAACTGTTCGATGGTGTTCTGGAAAGAAGGGGAAATGTTTCGCGGTAGTGTTGAGCCAGGAAATAAATGTCTGATTCATCGCAAAGGTGTAAATACTTATCTGGTTAGTAGCGTTGAGCTAACTGAAACAACCTGGATTAGTTGGGATCGAGGTATGGATCTAGAAAGTCACGAGCAGATTTGGGGTTCGGCAGCAGGGCCATTAAAGTTCACCAAGAAAGAAAGCTTTGCTCATGAACTACCTTGGATTGCTGAAGATAAAAGCTAA